In Oryctolagus cuniculus chromosome X, mOryCun1.1, whole genome shotgun sequence, a single window of DNA contains:
- the SLC25A5 gene encoding ADP/ATP translocase 2 has protein sequence MTDAAVSFAKDFLAGGVAAAISKTAVAPIERVKLLLQVQHASKQITADKQYKGIIDCVVRIPKEQGVLSFWRGNLANVIRYFPTQALNFAFKDKYKQIFLGGVDKRTQFWRYFAGNLASGGAAGATSLCFVYPLDFARTRLAADVGKAGAEREFRGLGDCLVKIYKSDGIRGLYQGFNVSVQGIIIYRAAYFGIYDTAKGMLPDPKNTHIFISWMIAQSVTAVAGLTSYPFDTVRRRMMMQSGRKGTDIMYTGTLDCWRKIARDEGGKAFFKGAWSNVLRGMGGAFVLVLYDEIKKFT, from the exons ATGACAGATGCCGCTGTGTCCTTCGCCAAGGACTTTCTGGCAGGTGGAGTGGCTGCGGCCATCTCCAAGACCGCGGTAGCGCCCATCGagagggtcaagctgctgctgcaG GTGCAGCATGCCAGCAAGCAAATCACTGCCGATAAGCAATACAAGGGCATTATAGACTGCGTGGTTCGTATCCCCAAGGAGCAGGGAGTCCTGTCCTTCTGGCGTGGTAACCTGGCCAATGTCATCAGATACTTCCCCACCCAGGCTCTCAACTTTGCCTTCAAAGATAAATACAAGCAGATCTTTCTGGGTGGCGTGGACAAGAGGACCCAGTTTTGGCGCTACTTTGCAGGAAATCTGGCATCAGGTGGTGCTGCTGGAGCCACATCCTTGTGTTTCGTGTACCCTCTTGATTTTGCCCGTACCCGTCTAGCAGCTGACGTGGGCAAAGCTGGAGCTGAAAGGGAATTCAGAGGCCTCGGCGACTGCCTGGTTAAGATCTACAAATCTGATGGGATTAGGGGCCTGTACCAAGGCTTTAATGTGTCTGTACAGGGCATTATCATCTACCGGGCTGCCTACTTCGGTATCTATGACACCGCAAAAG gaATGCTTCCAGATCCCAAGAACACACACATCTTCATCAGCTGGATGATTGCGCAGTCTGTCACTGCTGTTGCTGGGTTGACTTCCTATCCATTTGACACTGTTCGTCGGCGCATGATGATGCAGTCGGGGCGTAAAGGAA CTGATATCATGTACACAGGCACACTTGACTGCTGGAGGAAGATTGCTCGTGATGAAGGAGGCAAAGCGTTTTTCAAGGGTGCATGGTCCAACGTCCTCAGAGGCATGGGTGGTGCTTTTGTGCTTGTCTTGTATGATGAAATCAAGAAGTTCACATAA